The Leptospiraceae bacterium genome contains the following window.
AGATACCCCCACCGAGTCAGTCAATGATACCTATAGGGGTCAATCAGTGACCCCACAAAATCAATTAAATCAATTAACCAAAACCAATATACAAAAAGAAGAAAAAATCATGCTCCCACTCGATGAAGAAAACAAAATCTCTCTTATGAATCTAAAAACTAAATTCATTGAGACTCTAAAAGAAAATGGATTAACGTATAACCCTGGACAAAAAGACGTTCGATTCAATTATTTTACGATAGCAGAAAACAATATGACTCCACAAGATTTGATTGATTTAATCCCTAAACTTATTCAGGTAAAAAAAGAAAACCCAAACGATAAATTTTTCAATGGCATCTGTTGGAACATGTCCGATCTAATTAGCTATAAAGCTAAAATAAATAATGCGTATAAATCTAACGTTGTAACATTCCCAAAATACGATATGGACGAACTAAGAAAAGAAGGCTGGAGATAATGAACGATTATCAAAAAATGAAATTGATGCAATTAGCCAGAATAGAACTTGTAGACTTGCGCGGGGTTTGCTCGAATAAAAATAACGGGTTATTAGGACGTTTAACATATGAAGTGGGTAATAAACGTTATCCAAAAGACATTGAAACTGTATGTATGGAAAATGTATTGTCTGATTTAGATTACGGAATAAAATTAATTGATAGAATTAAATTACTATTAGAGGGATTATAGATAATGGATAACAAAGATTTAATAGAACGATTAACAGAAATATTTTCGAAAGGTTCAGTAAATTACGTCGAGCCCCAGGAGCCAATTGATAATACGGAATCTTTAAAGGCATACAATAAATTTGCAAAACGTCAACTATTCATTGACAAGGGGCTAAATCCAATTAGCCTCCCTACTGAGTCAACTATTCTTTTAGGCGAACCGTTAACGGGGAAAACGTCTATTATGAATTGCTGGCAAGAATTGATTAAGAACAAAATTGAAAAAGTGAAATTTAAGCGTGAAACTTTTAGAAATGCTGATGGTGAATGGGAACCTGTCCGATATTATAAGGAATTAGAAAATTTATCGTCTCGATGGATTGACGAAAAAGAGGTCAGAAGTTTTTACAAAGATATTGACAATTTAAACACGAATTATAAAAACTTTGTGGTTACTCGATATTATTTTCTAGATGATTTCTGCTATCGAAAATACGAACAAGATAAAAACGAATTTGAGAAAGCTTTTATATCGTACATGGATAGGCTGATTAGATTCTTAGAGTTGAATAAAAATATAATTGTAATTGCCTCGACTAATAATAAACCGAGTGAATTTTTAAATCATGCTGGGATGTATGCTAGGGTAAATGAGATTTTTAAAAATAAAATTGCAATAGGTAAAGTTTAAATGAGAAAGGGAATGAGGGGAATATTATGTTAGAACTTACAACAAAAAATAAAGATAACACAAATGAAAATTTATTTTATTTTTGTGAATTCAAGAAAACTTTCAGCAGGGAAGTTATTGAAATTAAGCCAATGGACGACGGGGCTAAAAAAATAATTGACCACATTAAAAAATTCATTGGGCGATTCAAGAAAAACATAAAAAACGAAAATAAATTATTGAAAATTAAATTAGAAAGTGGGAGTTTATGGGATCAATTAAAGAAAAAATTATTCAAGAGTTAGAGCAATTTACAAAAATAAAACGTTCTATCAATAACTATTTAGTTATGCTAATAGAACGAGAAAGTGAAAAAAGTTCCGACAAAGCCGTTAAAACTGTATACGGTAAAGACGGGGTTAATATTAATTATTCTTAAAACAGTTTTGCAATTCAAGTAATAAAGATTTAAAAAATGGTTGACTTGCTATATTTATTTTTGCTTAATACAAATTATGTTAGAACTAAAATTTGAAACAAACTATAGAGATAGGTTATATAAATTTACTTTTGAAGATATGCAATCCCAAATGGGGTATGTAGCAGTCGACGATAAAGATCATGCGATGATAAACGCCGAAAACCCAAGAATATTTGTAGGAGTTAAAGATAAAAATGGGAAAGATATTTATTTTGGGAATACTTTACGAGTTTCTTTTACTCTTACAAACATAGTAATTTCTAAAGTAGATTTTAAAAGAGGGATATTTTTTGTTTTAAATGAAAAAGGTCAATATCATCCTATTAGCGAATTTTTTTATGATTCAAATAATGTTTCCAAACAGTTAGAAATTATTAATGAATCATAAAAAAAGGAGTTCTGATTAGAGTATGAAAATTTTATTTATATTTTTATTTTCTAATCAGGGTGTCCCCTGCCAATATGTCTAAAATATTTTACTACTCGAATCTTAGGGCGGGAAAAACTAAACGAAAAATCGTTTTAATGGCGTAGAACGTTCAGGGTAGCCGACGCGCTTCTTAGCGTGTCTCAGAGCCGACCGTATACGATGCAAGTCATGTGACTAATCTTCACTAGGCGCGATGTTTGCAGTCTGGCAAGACAACTAAAAAATAAACCTATCACAGTATAGCCGTATCGGATCAAGCATGACACATCATCCAAGCATAGTGTCATGCGCAGCAGTTACCAGAGTGTTAGTTGCCGTTTTTGGAAGCGTCCAGTTTAATTATTCCTACACAAAAAAAATCAAGGGCGGTTTACTATTTTTAAAAATTCTATTTGACATTTTTTAGATGTATGAAATTGTATGAAATTGTATGAAAACGAACAAAGAAAAAAAATACACAATTAGAATAGATGAGGGATTCCATGACCTGCTTAAAACTTTAAAGTCTGAGTATGGAACGATGGAAAACGGATTACGAAAAGTTTATGAATACTGGAAAGAAAGGAAGAAAAAATGAGTAAAAATTATGATGAGTTTTTAAATAAAAAGAAAATTAAATTAGTAGAATCTGGATTTGAAATTTCAGAAAAAGAGATTAATCCTATATTATTTGATTTTCAAAAATTTTGCGTTAAACGTGCATTGAAGGCAGGTAAATACGCATTATTCGCGGATTGCGGGTTAGGTAAAACATTTCAGCAAATAGAATGGGCTAGACTGGTTTCAGAAAAAACAAATAAGCCTGTTTTGATTTTGGCTCCTTTGTCGGTAGTATATCAGACTATTGAAGAAGGATTAAAATTAGGAGTAGAAATCAAATTCCCGT
Protein-coding sequences here:
- a CDS encoding replication protein translates to MSKENIFFPNTTQVPNFVFDVLMAKCGKTPTRFFVLLAIIRKTYGWQKHEDLLSLSQIITLTGMSKNAVKDALKFWQKEKVIKLLSKGDGRKISKYRCLLYDYIDTHGVIEKSSGGQSDTPTESVNDTYRGQSVTPQNQLNQLTKTNIQKEEKIMLPLDEENKISLMNLKTKFIETLKENGLTYNPGQKDVRFNYFTIAENNMTPQDLIDLIPKLIQVKKENPNDKFFNGICWNMSDLISYKAKINNAYKSNVVTFPKYDMDELRKEGWR